One genomic window of Nicotiana sylvestris chromosome 10, ASM39365v2, whole genome shotgun sequence includes the following:
- the LOC104228396 gene encoding ninja-family protein AFP3-like — protein sequence MEVLNMHVHVEIVKFKRFSVVLLIIYFVGNLWFAMGDNTDEKKKSSRVREMENFSMESSRFSRDLLQRFMGSSSSRAKDEDEENDEGELELNLGLSLGGRFGVDKSCNNKLIRSSSVAACLPIVRDDDALTPSPPVSYPASLVRTSSLPVETEEEWRKRKELQTLRRMEAKRRRSEKQRNLRGGDKESGGGCVEDEKREIEVNLKGKLEKEQYLATAKKFGLSVSPTLAAVARQGSLGGGGMDLAMGKGKGSYSGSKKQGQGQLGSQGSVESQGGCGSSSSMSELESKPPQGSGELSPASIHSLQGGGSQDVGSSGSKMREIVNRLSGGDMDSSPSKRLGAAKSQAKETGANMLGDMPCVFTKGDGPNGRRVDGILYKYGKGEEVRIMCVCHGSFHSPAEFVKHAGGTDVAHPLKHIVVNPNASPLL from the exons ATGGAAGTGTTAAACATGCATGTACATGTGGAAATAGTTAAGTTTAAGAGGTTTAGTGTGGTGTTGTTGATAATATATTTTGTGGGTAATTTATGGTTTGCCATGGGAGATAATACAGATGAGAAAAAGAAAAGTAGTAGAGTACGGGAAATGGAGAATTTTTCTATGGAAAGTAGTAGATTTTCAAGGGACTTATTGCAAAGATTTATGGGGAGTAGTAGTTCAAGAGCAAAGGATGaggatgaggaaaatgatgaggGAGAATTAGAGTTGAATCTTGGATTGTCATTAGGAGGTAGATTTGGTGTGGACAAATCTTGTAATAATAAGTTGATAAGGTCTAGTTCTGTAGCTGCTTGTTTGCCAATAGTTAGAGATGATGATGCTTTAACACCATCACCCCCAGTTTCTTATCCAGCTAGTTTAGTGAGAACATCTTCTTTACCTGTGGAGACTGAGGAAGAATGGAGGAAAAGGAAAGAGTTGCAGACTTTGCGAAGAATGGAAGCTAAGAGGAGAAGATCAGAGAAGCAGAGGAATTTAAGGGGTGGTGATAAAGAAAGTGGTGGAGGATGTGTGGAAGATGAAAAGAGGGAAATTGAGGTGAATTTGAAAGGTAAATTGGAGAAAGAACAGTACTTGGCGACCGCGAAAAAGTTTGGTTTATCGGTATCTCCAACGTTAGCTGCAGTGGCTAGACAAGGTAGTTTGGGAGGAGGTGGAATGGATTTGGCAATGGGAAAAGGTAAAGGAAGTTATTCTGGTAGTAAAAAGCAAGGACAAGGGCAATTGGGATCACAAGGTTCTGTGGAATCCCAAGGTGGCTGTGGTAGTTCTTCAAGTATGTCTGAATTGGAAAGTAAACCTCCACAAG GGTCTGGCGAGCTAAGCCCTGCCAGTATCCACTCATTACAAGGAGGAGGGAGTCAAGACGTTGGTTCATCTGGGTCAAAAATGAGAGAAATTGTAAACAGGCTGTCGGGAGGTGACATGGACAGTAGTCCATCTAAGAGACTCGGTGCAGCAAAAAGTCAGGCAAAGGAAACGGGAGCAAACATGTTGGGAGATATGCCGTGCGTTTTCACAAAAGGAGATGGTCCTAATGGTAGAAGAGTAGACGGAATATTATACAAGTACGGGAAAGGGGAGGAGGTAAGAATTATGTGCGTATGTCACGGTAGTTTTCACTCACCAGCCGAGTTTGTCAAGCACGCTGGAGGTACCGATGTTGCTCACCCTCTCAAGCATATAGTTGTAAACCCCAATGCTTCTCCCCTCCTGTGA